A single genomic interval of Heliangelus exortis chromosome 20, bHelExo1.hap1, whole genome shotgun sequence harbors:
- the MRPL27 gene encoding large ribosomal subunit protein bL27m: MAALRRLFLAPPQTSLAAIRCASKKSGGSSKNLGGRSPGKRYGYKKVEGAFVHAGNILATQRLIRWHPGAHVGMGRNKTLYALEDGIVRYTKEVYIPPPRSTESREVICRLPKGAILYKTFINVVPTTEVGSFKLVTML; the protein is encoded by the exons ATGGCGGCGCTGAGGAGGCTGT TCCTAGCTCCTCCCCAGACGAGCCTGGCTGCCATCAGATGCGCATCCAAAAAAAGCGGGGGCAGCTCCAAAAATTTAGGTGGCCGCAGCCCTGGGAAACGCTACGGATACAAAAAAGTAGAAG GGGCTTTTGTGCACGCAGGAAACATTCTGGCTACACAGAGGTTGATACGctggcacccaggggctcaT GTGGGGATGGGCCGTAACAAGACTCTCTATGCCCTGGAGGATGGGATTGTGAGATACACCAAAGAGGTTTACATCCCTCCACCCCGCAGCACTGAGAGCAGGGAAGTGATCTGTCGTCTACCCAAAGGAGCAATTCTTTATAAAACTTTCATCAACGTTGTCCCTACCACAGAAGTAGGAAGCTTTAAACTGGTCACCATGCTCTGA
- the LOC139805662 gene encoding uncharacterized protein has product MAQPGEASAYTAAAAMDSNVLAIVIAATVSTSVFIVAILILLLLLYHRDPMCCQFLCSCRFFRTPSQYDCPPPYFSSSQRLVGPQRGASRLESAAENPAVQGDELFCVGPPSNYQLPSWEQPRLPSYESVRKKDRQREIHQMIAERFGLWAEPSQEMPPPYEHALRHPPAFSGTGISSETLDRRGGTDPFQAPLGYQTQRNTAV; this is encoded by the exons ATGGCGCAGCCCGGGGAGGCTTCGGCGTACACGGCGGCCGCGGCCATGGACAGCAACGTCCTGGCCATCGTTATCGCCGCGA CTGTGTCCACCTCAGTCTTCATCGTGGCCAtcctcatcctgctgctgctcctgtacCACCGGGATCCCATGTGCTGCCagttcctctgctcctgccgCTTCTTCCGGACCCCCAGCCAGTAT GACTGCCCCCCACCCtacttcagcagcagccagcgCCTGGTGGGGCCCCAGCGAGGAGCATCACGGCTGGAGAGTGCTGCTGAGAACCCTGCTGTGCAG GGAGATGAGCTGTTCTGTGTTGGTCCCCCCAGCAACTACCAGCTCCcctcctgggagcagccccGCTTGCCAAGCTACGAGAGCGTGCGGAAGAAAGATCGCCAGCGGGAAATCCATCAGATGATTGCTGAGAGGTTTGGGCTGTGGGCAGAGCCTTCCCAGGAG ATGCCGCCTCCCTATGAGCATGCTCTGAGGCATCCTCCAGCTTTCTCAGGAACAGGAATCAGCTCAGAGACCTTAGACAGACGTGGGGGGACAGACCCATTCCAGGCCCCCCTCGGCTACCAGACCCAACGGAACACGGCCGTGTGA